The following coding sequences lie in one Deltaproteobacteria bacterium genomic window:
- the gyrA gene encoding DNA gyrase subunit A: protein MSELIQQVDAPIKNVNIEEEMKTSYLDYAMSVIVGRALPDIRDGLKPVHRRTLFAMHELGNNYNKSYKKSARIVGDVIGKFHPHGDTAVYDTIVRMAQVFSLRYPMVDGQGNFGSIDGDAAAAMRYTEVRMTRLAGELIADIDKDTVDFGPNYDETLAEPLVFPARFPGLLVNGSSGIAVGMATNIPPHNLAEVTTACIHLIKNPDAPVEELMEILPGPDFPTAGFIYGTSGIRNTYTTGRGHIQMRARSLVEYREKGKTRIVITELPYQVNKARLVEKIAELVKDRKIEGISDLRDESDREGMRIVLELKRDEIAEVILNQLYSMTQMKTTFAVQMLAIHRNRPVLCSLPQMLGYFIDFRVEVVTRRTQFLLTRAEERAHILEGLKIALDNIDEVVDLIKKSADVPAARTGLITRFGLSERQSNAILEMRLSRLTGLEREKIDHELRDINVEIARLRGILADESILLAVIIEELEEIRDRFGDERRTEIVADTEDLSLEDLILDEEMLVTVSHAGYIKRSSIGLYRSQHRGGKGLTGLSMRDQDFAENIFVASTHSYILFFTDRGRLHWRKVHQVPQLGRAARGKAMVNLLNLEKGEVVTAYLSVREFSEDHYVLMVTEKGVVKKTALSAFSNPRAPGIIALALDQGDRLISTVITDGVRHILMATRKGRGIRFHENDVRAMGRTARGMRGINLEPGDRVVGMELVNDAAFLLTVTETGYGKRTPMKDFNAIHRGGKGVRAVKVTEKGGGLVGILQVGSEEEIMAITDAGRLIRIPVKGISIYGRNSQGVKLMDMSDTGEKVVSIALVQEGEE from the coding sequence ATGAGCGAGCTAATCCAACAGGTAGACGCGCCGATTAAAAATGTGAATATCGAGGAGGAGATGAAAACCTCGTATCTCGACTACGCCATGAGCGTGATCGTGGGTCGAGCGCTTCCGGATATCCGTGACGGTCTCAAGCCGGTTCATCGACGAACCCTGTTCGCCATGCACGAGCTGGGCAACAACTACAACAAGTCCTACAAGAAGTCGGCCCGTATTGTCGGTGATGTTATCGGCAAGTTCCATCCCCACGGCGACACGGCCGTTTACGACACCATCGTTCGCATGGCCCAGGTATTCTCTTTGAGATACCCCATGGTGGATGGACAGGGGAACTTCGGATCCATTGACGGCGATGCTGCCGCCGCCATGCGGTATACAGAGGTGCGCATGACACGGCTGGCCGGCGAACTAATTGCTGACATCGACAAGGACACCGTGGATTTCGGACCAAACTACGACGAGACACTTGCCGAACCCCTGGTTTTCCCGGCCCGCTTCCCGGGCCTTCTGGTAAACGGTTCGTCGGGCATCGCGGTTGGAATGGCCACCAATATCCCGCCGCACAACCTGGCGGAAGTCACCACTGCATGCATCCACCTCATTAAGAATCCGGATGCCCCGGTTGAGGAACTCATGGAGATTCTTCCTGGTCCGGATTTCCCCACCGCGGGGTTCATCTACGGAACCAGTGGCATCCGAAATACGTACACCACGGGCCGGGGGCACATCCAGATGAGGGCCCGCTCCCTTGTTGAGTATCGGGAAAAAGGCAAGACCAGGATCGTCATCACCGAGCTGCCCTACCAGGTCAACAAGGCCAGGCTGGTGGAGAAGATCGCCGAACTGGTCAAGGATAGGAAAATCGAAGGGATCTCGGATCTGAGGGACGAATCGGACCGGGAAGGGATGAGAATTGTTCTGGAGCTTAAGCGTGACGAGATCGCCGAGGTAATACTCAACCAATTGTACTCCATGACCCAGATGAAAACCACCTTCGCCGTTCAAATGCTGGCCATCCATCGTAACCGGCCGGTCCTGTGCAGTCTCCCACAGATGCTGGGTTATTTCATCGATTTCAGGGTAGAGGTCGTCACCCGACGCACACAGTTCCTCCTTACCAGGGCCGAGGAGAGGGCCCATATCCTTGAAGGGCTCAAGATCGCCCTGGACAACATAGACGAGGTGGTGGACCTTATTAAAAAGTCCGCTGATGTTCCCGCGGCCCGTACCGGCCTTATTACCCGGTTCGGTCTCAGCGAGCGTCAGTCCAACGCCATCCTGGAAATGCGCCTGTCCCGTCTCACCGGTCTGGAGAGGGAAAAGATCGACCATGAGCTGCGCGACATAAACGTCGAGATCGCCCGCCTCCGCGGCATCCTGGCCGATGAAAGCATACTGCTCGCGGTTATCATCGAGGAACTCGAGGAAATACGGGACCGCTTCGGTGATGAACGACGCACCGAAATCGTAGCCGACACTGAAGATCTGTCGTTAGAGGATCTTATCCTGGATGAGGAAATGCTTGTCACCGTTTCCCACGCCGGATACATCAAGAGGAGCTCCATCGGTCTTTACAGGAGCCAGCATCGCGGGGGGAAGGGATTAACGGGGTTGTCCATGAGGGATCAGGATTTTGCCGAGAATATCTTCGTGGCATCGACCCACAGCTATATCCTTTTCTTCACAGACCGTGGAAGACTCCACTGGCGCAAGGTTCACCAGGTGCCCCAGCTGGGCAGGGCCGCGAGGGGAAAGGCCATGGTGAACCTGCTGAACCTGGAAAAAGGAGAGGTCGTCACCGCATATCTTTCGGTCAGGGAATTTTCGGAAGACCACTATGTTCTTATGGTTACCGAAAAAGGGGTCGTGAAAAAGACCGCTCTTTCCGCCTTTTCAAACCCCCGGGCTCCGGGCATAATCGCCCTTGCTCTGGACCAGGGAGATCGGCTCATCTCCACCGTTATCACCGATGGCGTACGCCACATCCTGATGGCCACCAGGAAAGGGAGGGGAATCCGGTTCCACGAGAATGATGTCCGGGCGATGGGACGCACCGCACGGGGCATGAGAGGAATCAACCTGGAGCCGGGCGACCGCGTTGTAGGCATGGAACTGGTCAACGACGCCGCATTCCTTCTCACGGTTACCGAGACAGGTTATGGTAAGCGTACGCCTATGAAGGATTTCAACGCCATCCATAGGGGAGGCAAAGGGGTGCGTGCGGTGAAAGTAACCGAAAAGGGCGGCGGCCTTGTGGGGATTTTGCAGGTTGGGTCCGAGGAGGAGATCATGGCTATCACGGATGCCGGGCGTCTCATCAGGATCCCCGTGAAAGGAATTTCCATTTACGGCCGAAACTCCCAGGGAGTGAAGCTTATGGATATGTCCGACACGGGTGAAAAGGTGGTGTCGATCGCGCTGGTTCAGGAGGGCGAGGAGTAG